Proteins encoded by one window of Deinococcus radiodurans R1 = ATCC 13939 = DSM 20539:
- a CDS encoding NADH:flavin oxidoreductase/NADH oxidase family protein: protein MTVTRPLTLPCGVTIKNRLLKGAMSEALGTRDHAPRPELPALYARWARGGTGILLTGNVMVDARALGEPGNVVLEDERHLAEFHTWAVQGSRDGAALWLQLNHPGKQAPRGLNAGGTVAPSALPYPGSMARAFEMPRALTVPEIHDLTARFARSARLAQRAGFGGVQLHAAHGYLLSQFLSPRHNVREDEYGGSLENRMRFLLETFDAVRAAVGPHFPVSVKLNSSDFVRGGFSEDDSLAVVAALGARGCDLIEISGGTYEKPMMMLGQGERGGFFADFAGRARAAAGVPLCVTGGFRDAATIRQTLASGAADVVGLGRPLVADPAFSARMLRGEDVSSEVRPLKTGIGLLDGSGYLEIAWYEDAMRRLARGEQVRAGEAPLLALARSAAETGLGSVLRRRRA, encoded by the coding sequence ATGACCGTGACCCGCCCCCTGACGCTGCCCTGCGGCGTGACCATCAAAAACCGCCTGCTCAAGGGTGCCATGAGCGAGGCGCTGGGCACCCGCGACCACGCTCCCCGGCCCGAGCTGCCCGCGCTGTATGCCCGCTGGGCGCGGGGAGGCACCGGCATTTTGCTGACCGGCAACGTGATGGTGGACGCCCGCGCTCTGGGTGAACCCGGCAACGTGGTGCTGGAAGACGAGCGGCACCTCGCCGAGTTCCACACCTGGGCGGTACAGGGCAGCCGGGACGGCGCCGCGCTGTGGCTGCAACTCAACCATCCCGGCAAGCAGGCGCCGCGTGGTCTGAATGCGGGCGGCACGGTGGCCCCGAGTGCGCTGCCCTACCCCGGCAGCATGGCCCGCGCCTTCGAGATGCCGCGCGCGCTGACGGTGCCCGAGATTCACGACCTGACCGCCCGCTTTGCCCGCTCGGCGCGGCTGGCGCAGCGGGCGGGCTTCGGTGGCGTGCAACTCCACGCGGCGCACGGCTACCTGCTGTCGCAGTTCCTCTCGCCCCGGCACAACGTGCGGGAAGACGAGTACGGCGGCAGCCTGGAGAACCGGATGCGTTTTCTGCTGGAGACCTTCGACGCGGTGCGCGCGGCGGTGGGGCCACACTTCCCGGTCAGCGTGAAACTCAACTCTTCCGATTTCGTGCGCGGTGGCTTTTCGGAGGACGACAGCCTGGCGGTGGTGGCGGCGCTGGGGGCGCGGGGCTGCGACCTGATTGAGATTTCGGGCGGCACCTACGAGAAGCCGATGATGATGCTCGGCCAGGGCGAACGCGGCGGCTTCTTCGCTGATTTCGCGGGCCGGGCGCGGGCGGCGGCGGGCGTGCCGCTGTGCGTGACCGGCGGCTTTCGTGACGCCGCAACCATTCGGCAGACGCTGGCAAGCGGGGCCGCCGACGTGGTGGGCCTGGGCCGCCCGCTGGTCGCCGATCCCGCCTTTAGCGCCCGCATGCTGCGCGGCGAGGACGTGAGCAGCGAGGTGCGCCCGCTGAAAACGGGCATCGGCCTGCTCGACGGCAGCGGCTACCTGGAAATCGCCTGGTATGAGGACGCCATGCGGCGGCTCGCGCGGGGAGAACAGGTCCGGGCCGGGGAGGCGCCGCTGCTCGCGCTGGCCCGTAGCGCGGCGGAAACTGGCCTGGGCTCGGTGCTCAGGCGGCGCCGGGCGTAG
- a CDS encoding GNAT family N-acetyltransferase, with product MSSIDLGGDYHARPISPSEYRKVMTRLEDRVFGGNWDYRFDPPTKAPPPPGEEFAWGLFHGAEPVGWSYATQRGDRTVYMADTGILPEHQGRGLYTRLLPHLLAAFRAAGYTLVQSHHRATNNRVIIPKLRAGFFIQGLDLYAHGLNAALTLSLDDTYRDAQQVRSGFRQPGAEAARRLGVRVLPTLSESEPTSQPALPEGTGPDLDLGGGYALRSVDFVQAVGIMTALESRAYDTVSFDWQGNAPFSPPQGERYAWLILYGDAIAGWQISRQWDSRTAYMVNTALLPEHRGRGVYSRLLPLVLGQLRDAGYQLIRSHHHATNNAVLIPKLRAGFRLQGLEVDYHGVMAVLICPLDEVYAEYMDLRSGLKRPAGEAARRIGLAEDD from the coding sequence ATGTCCAGCATCGACCTCGGCGGCGATTATCACGCCCGGCCCATTTCCCCGTCCGAGTACCGGAAGGTGATGACCCGGCTGGAAGACCGGGTGTTCGGCGGCAATTGGGACTACCGCTTTGACCCGCCCACCAAAGCGCCACCCCCGCCCGGCGAGGAGTTCGCCTGGGGTCTGTTTCACGGCGCGGAGCCCGTCGGCTGGAGCTACGCCACGCAGCGGGGCGACCGCACCGTGTACATGGCCGACACCGGCATCCTGCCCGAGCACCAGGGCCGGGGCCTGTATACCCGCTTGCTGCCGCACCTGCTCGCGGCGTTCCGGGCGGCGGGGTACACGCTGGTGCAAAGCCACCACCGGGCGACGAACAACCGCGTCATCATTCCCAAGCTGCGGGCCGGGTTCTTCATTCAGGGCCTTGACCTCTACGCCCACGGTCTGAATGCGGCGCTGACCCTCTCGCTGGACGACACCTACCGGGACGCGCAGCAGGTCCGCAGCGGCTTCCGGCAACCGGGAGCGGAGGCGGCGCGGCGGCTGGGGGTGCGGGTGTTGCCCACGTTGTCAGAGTCGGAGCCCACATCACAGCCAGCCTTGCCTGAAGGAACGGGGCCGGACCTTGACCTCGGAGGCGGCTACGCGCTGCGCTCGGTGGACTTCGTGCAGGCGGTCGGCATCATGACGGCTTTGGAAAGCCGAGCCTACGACACCGTGTCCTTCGACTGGCAGGGAAACGCCCCTTTTTCGCCGCCGCAGGGCGAGCGCTACGCCTGGCTCATCCTGTACGGCGACGCCATTGCAGGCTGGCAGATTTCGCGGCAGTGGGACAGCCGCACGGCGTACATGGTCAACACGGCGCTGCTGCCGGAACACCGGGGCCGGGGCGTCTACAGCCGCCTGCTGCCCCTCGTGCTGGGGCAACTGCGTGACGCGGGCTATCAACTTATTCGCAGCCACCACCACGCGACGAACAACGCGGTCTTGATTCCCAAACTCCGCGCCGGATTCCGCTTGCAGGGCCTGGAAGTGGATTATCACGGCGTCATGGCGGTGCTGATCTGCCCGCTGGACGAGGTGTACGCCGAGTACATGGATCTTCGGAGCGGCCTCAAGCGCCCGGCTGGGGAAGCGGCGCGGCGCATCGGGCTGGCAGAAGACGACTAA
- a CDS encoding DsbA family oxidoreductase, whose product MTPQPTDAQPTDAQPTDLYFDFLCPYAWRGVEMAHVLRGSGEGFRLRHFSLVQGNHPQNKDQETVQWWLTDQPLGAEGGSGYMKYQRPSLNAFLAAHAAARQGEEKSWAFALALFRLHHEDKRDLDEAAFQDAATRAGLDLSQWKQDRQDEAGLRRELRADLEAAAALGVFGTPTFDLGGGDVAYFKFEELTRDPQAARDLWNLFTSTLRSEARVATIRRPVPKKG is encoded by the coding sequence ATGACCCCGCAGCCTACCGACGCGCAGCCCACCGACGCGCAGCCGACCGACCTCTACTTCGATTTCCTCTGCCCCTACGCCTGGCGCGGCGTGGAGATGGCCCACGTCCTGCGCGGCAGCGGCGAGGGCTTTCGCCTGCGGCACTTCTCGCTGGTGCAGGGCAACCACCCGCAGAACAAGGACCAGGAGACGGTGCAGTGGTGGCTGACCGACCAGCCGCTGGGCGCCGAGGGGGGCAGCGGTTACATGAAGTACCAGCGCCCCAGCCTGAACGCGTTTCTGGCTGCCCACGCCGCCGCCCGCCAGGGGGAAGAAAAAAGCTGGGCCTTTGCCCTCGCGCTGTTCCGGCTGCACCATGAGGACAAGCGGGACCTTGACGAAGCTGCTTTTCAGGACGCCGCCACACGAGCGGGGCTGGACCTCTCCCAGTGGAAGCAGGACCGTCAGGACGAAGCTGGTCTGCGCCGTGAGCTGCGGGCCGACCTGGAGGCGGCAGCGGCGCTCGGCGTATTCGGCACCCCGACTTTCGACCTCGGCGGCGGTGACGTGGCCTACTTCAAGTTCGAGGAGTTGACCCGTGACCCGCAGGCGGCGCGCGACCTCTGGAACCTCTTTACCAGCACGCTCCGCAGCGAGGCGCGGGTGGCGACGATTCGTCGTCCGGTGCCCAAGAAGGGCTGA
- a CDS encoding potassium channel family protein yields the protein MNRSPLLLSGLLLGLLAFGSLGYRLTEGWSWLDCLYMTEMVLTTVGFGEVHPLSPAGKAFSILLMLFGIGLMLYLLTLLAEYVLRSVTDPDAQRRRKEKKVLSLREHTIVCGYGQVGEAVATALRGAGRTVVVIDQRPAHLEWAEAHGLYTLVGDATDEDVLRRAGIEHAAALVSVLSSDPANLYVVLSAKGLNPGLRVIARASDESAARKMRRAGADEGVNPYQLSGNRIAGMMLAPHLARLLSGDVSSEHFTVRELDVPAALVGQTVEHLGRSTGALVVAVWRGGQALRGRPQEVLQAGDTVLVAGAAAEVEAVERRS from the coding sequence GTGAACCGCTCGCCGCTGCTGCTCTCTGGCCTGCTGCTGGGGCTGCTGGCGTTCGGCTCGCTGGGCTACCGACTGACCGAGGGGTGGAGCTGGCTCGACTGCCTCTACATGACGGAAATGGTGCTCACCACCGTGGGCTTTGGCGAAGTGCACCCGCTCTCGCCGGCGGGCAAGGCGTTTTCCATTCTGCTGATGCTCTTCGGCATCGGGCTGATGCTGTACCTGCTGACGCTGCTCGCCGAGTATGTGCTGCGCTCCGTGACCGACCCCGACGCCCAGCGGCGGCGCAAGGAGAAAAAAGTGCTGAGTCTGCGTGAACACACCATCGTCTGCGGCTACGGGCAGGTGGGCGAGGCCGTCGCCACCGCGCTGCGCGGGGCCGGGCGCACCGTGGTCGTCATCGACCAGCGCCCCGCGCACCTCGAATGGGCGGAGGCGCACGGGCTCTACACCCTGGTCGGCGACGCGACCGACGAGGACGTGCTGCGCCGCGCCGGCATCGAACACGCCGCCGCGCTGGTGTCGGTGCTGAGCAGCGACCCCGCCAACCTGTACGTGGTGCTCTCGGCCAAAGGTCTGAATCCTGGCCTGCGCGTCATTGCCCGCGCCAGCGACGAGTCGGCGGCCCGCAAGATGCGCCGCGCCGGGGCCGACGAGGGGGTCAATCCGTATCAGCTCAGCGGCAACCGCATCGCCGGGATGATGCTGGCGCCGCACCTCGCCCGGCTGCTCTCCGGCGACGTGAGCAGCGAGCATTTCACTGTGCGCGAACTGGACGTGCCCGCCGCGCTGGTGGGGCAAACCGTCGAACATCTGGGCCGCAGCACCGGGGCGCTGGTGGTCGCCGTCTGGCGCGGGGGGCAGGCGCTGCGGGGCCGCCCCCAGGAAGTGTTGCAGGCCGGCGACACCGTGCTGGTCGCCGGGGCCGCCGCCGAGGTCGAAGCGGTAGAGCGGCGGTCTTGA
- a CDS encoding CinA family nicotinamide mononucleotide deamidase-related protein, which produces MLLAEIISVGTELLFGEIVDSNAAFLARELGERGVTLHRKTVLGDNLGRVSEGLALALSRADLVIVGGGLGPTDDDLTREAIAAVMQETPAEDPELLAWLRGLYEARGRVMPEVNRKQAWLIPSAEALPNPVGTAPGWFVRRQTEQGEKIIVALPGPPREMHKMWREQVLPRLPLPGRALVHTTIHTQGIGESNVAEILGELTRQANPSVATYFRKTGVDVRVAASADTEAEARALLAPVLDDVRGKLARWTWGEDGQTLAGAVGQQLAGRTLGVIEAGSAGALSLLLADEPAFHDAAVTQDHRRLITLGLTPVTLKEAGLVSEQAARELAAGAREHLASDVGLSVVVGVTGERAGQAYAALDTGTLQKTVTVNWPGDPEQVRERAAVAALGLAFRALAAGGEG; this is translated from the coding sequence ATGCTGCTAGCAGAAATCATCAGTGTGGGCACGGAACTGCTGTTTGGAGAAATCGTGGACAGCAATGCCGCTTTTCTGGCCCGCGAACTGGGCGAACGGGGCGTCACGCTGCACCGCAAAACGGTGCTCGGCGACAACCTGGGCCGGGTGTCGGAGGGCCTTGCGCTGGCGCTCTCGCGCGCCGACCTGGTCATCGTGGGCGGCGGCCTGGGCCCCACCGACGACGACCTGACGCGCGAGGCGATTGCGGCGGTCATGCAGGAGACGCCCGCCGAAGACCCCGAGCTGCTCGCGTGGCTGCGCGGCCTGTACGAGGCGCGGGGCCGCGTGATGCCCGAGGTCAACCGCAAGCAGGCGTGGCTGATTCCGAGTGCCGAGGCGCTGCCCAACCCGGTCGGCACCGCGCCCGGCTGGTTCGTGCGCCGCCAGACCGAGCAGGGCGAGAAAATCATCGTGGCGCTGCCCGGCCCGCCGCGCGAGATGCACAAGATGTGGCGCGAGCAGGTGCTGCCGCGTTTGCCGCTGCCGGGCCGCGCCCTCGTCCACACGACGATTCACACCCAGGGCATCGGCGAGAGCAACGTGGCCGAGATTCTGGGCGAGCTGACCCGGCAGGCGAACCCCAGCGTGGCGACGTATTTCCGCAAGACCGGCGTGGACGTGCGCGTGGCGGCGAGCGCGGACACGGAGGCCGAAGCCCGCGCCCTGCTCGCCCCCGTGCTGGACGACGTGCGCGGCAAACTCGCCCGCTGGACCTGGGGTGAGGACGGCCAAACGCTGGCGGGCGCGGTGGGCCAGCAGTTGGCCGGACGGACCCTGGGCGTCATCGAAGCCGGGAGCGCAGGTGCCCTGTCGCTGCTGCTCGCCGACGAACCGGCCTTCCACGACGCCGCCGTGACGCAGGACCACCGCCGCCTGATTACGCTGGGCCTGACGCCGGTGACCCTTAAGGAAGCGGGACTGGTCAGCGAACAGGCCGCCCGCGAACTCGCCGCCGGAGCGCGTGAACACCTCGCCTCCGACGTGGGCCTGAGCGTGGTCGTCGGCGTGACGGGCGAGCGGGCGGGTCAGGCCTACGCCGCGCTCGACACCGGCACCCTGCAAAAGACCGTCACCGTCAACTGGCCCGGCGACCCCGAGCAGGTCCGCGAGCGCGCGGCGGTGGCGGCCCTCGGGCTCGCCTTCCGGGCGCTGGCGGCAGGGGGTGAGGGATGA
- the thpR gene encoding RNA 2',3'-cyclic phosphodiesterase — protein sequence MNKPEKKPGSRAAQAGARPSRPAAPRKQPGRESEHQPSTYRLFYALRVPADITAPLAEAQAKLRGNWRAVRPDQMHVTLSYLPAVPPERVEDLKRLGTRLTQDLPPLHVNLRGTGYFPNEGSPRVWFVKTEAEGLTELAENLRAGIRELGIGTDDLAFKAHITLARKKGPAPRLPPLIFDQSWTAPGLTLYRSILRKTGPIYEVQSTFRFRGSASQTSAESAPTAAPSAPQEHP from the coding sequence ATGAACAAGCCCGAAAAAAAGCCGGGGAGCAGGGCCGCTCAGGCCGGGGCGCGGCCCTCTCGCCCGGCGGCCCCCCGCAAGCAGCCGGGCCGGGAGTCGGAACACCAACCGTCCACCTACCGTCTGTTTTACGCCCTGCGCGTGCCCGCCGACATCACCGCGCCGCTCGCCGAGGCGCAGGCCAAACTGCGCGGCAACTGGCGAGCGGTGCGGCCCGACCAGATGCACGTCACCCTCTCGTACCTGCCCGCCGTGCCGCCCGAACGGGTGGAAGACCTCAAGCGCCTCGGCACCCGGCTCACGCAGGACCTGCCACCGCTGCACGTCAACCTGCGTGGCACTGGCTACTTCCCGAACGAGGGCAGCCCGCGCGTCTGGTTCGTCAAGACCGAGGCCGAGGGCCTGACCGAACTCGCGGAAAACCTGCGGGCCGGCATCCGTGAGCTGGGCATCGGCACCGACGACCTCGCGTTCAAGGCGCACATCACCCTCGCCCGCAAGAAGGGGCCCGCGCCCCGCCTCCCTCCCCTCATTTTCGACCAGAGCTGGACGGCCCCAGGACTGACGCTTTACCGCTCGATCCTGCGTAAGACCGGCCCGATCTACGAAGTTCAGAGCACGTTCCGTTTCCGGGGGTCAGCTTCCCAGACCTCCGCCGAATCCGCCCCCACTGCTGCGCCGAGCGCGCCCCAGGAGCACCCATGA
- the recA gene encoding recombinase RecA gives MSKDATKEISAPTDAKERSKAIETAMSQIEKAFGKGSIMKLGAESKLDVQVVSTGSLSLDLALGVGGIPRGRITEIYGPESGGKTTLALAIVAQAQKAGGTCAFIDAEHALDPVYARALGVNTDELLVSQPDNGEQALEIMELLVRSGAIDVVVVDSVAALTPRAEIEGDMGDSLPGLQARLMSQALRKLTAILSKTGTAAIFINQVREKIGVMYGNPETTTGGRALKFYASVRLDVRKIGQPTKVGNDAVANTVKIKTVKNKVAAPFKEVELALVYGKGFDQLSDLVGLAADMDIIKKAGSFYSYGDERIGQGKEKTIAYIAERPEMEQEIRDRVMAAIRAGNAGEAPALAPAPAAPEAAEA, from the coding sequence ATGAGCAAGGACGCCACCAAAGAAATCTCCGCCCCCACCGACGCCAAGGAACGCAGCAAGGCCATCGAAACAGCCATGAGCCAGATCGAAAAGGCCTTCGGCAAGGGCTCGATCATGAAACTGGGCGCCGAGAGCAAACTCGACGTGCAGGTCGTCAGCACCGGCAGCCTCAGCCTTGACCTCGCACTGGGCGTGGGCGGCATTCCGCGTGGCCGCATCACCGAGATCTACGGCCCCGAGTCGGGCGGCAAGACCACCCTGGCCCTCGCCATCGTCGCGCAGGCCCAGAAAGCGGGCGGCACCTGTGCGTTTATCGACGCCGAGCACGCGCTCGACCCGGTGTACGCCCGCGCCCTGGGCGTGAACACCGACGAACTGCTGGTGTCGCAGCCCGACAACGGCGAGCAGGCGCTCGAAATCATGGAACTGCTGGTGCGTTCGGGCGCGATTGATGTGGTGGTCGTGGACTCGGTGGCTGCTCTGACCCCCCGCGCCGAAATCGAGGGCGACATGGGCGACAGCCTGCCCGGTCTTCAGGCCCGCCTGATGTCGCAGGCGCTGCGCAAGCTGACGGCGATTCTCTCCAAGACCGGCACCGCCGCCATCTTCATCAACCAGGTTCGCGAGAAAATCGGCGTGATGTACGGCAACCCCGAAACCACCACCGGGGGCCGGGCGCTGAAGTTCTACGCCAGCGTGCGCCTCGACGTGCGTAAGATCGGCCAGCCCACCAAGGTCGGCAACGACGCGGTCGCCAACACCGTCAAGATCAAGACCGTGAAGAACAAGGTCGCCGCCCCCTTCAAGGAAGTCGAACTCGCGCTGGTCTACGGCAAGGGCTTCGACCAGCTCAGCGACCTCGTGGGCCTGGCCGCCGACATGGACATCATCAAGAAGGCCGGCAGCTTCTACTCCTACGGCGACGAGCGCATCGGCCAGGGCAAGGAAAAGACCATCGCCTACATCGCCGAGCGCCCCGAGATGGAGCAGGAAATCCGCGACCGCGTGATGGCCGCCATCCGCGCGGGCAACGCGGGCGAAGCACCGGCCCTGGCCCCCGCGCCTGCCGCGCCCGAAGCCGCCGAAGCGTAA
- a CDS encoding bifunctional biotin--[acetyl-CoA-carboxylase] synthetase/biotin operon repressor — protein sequence MPARLLPLLTDRPQSGDDLGRALDLGRVTVNTLARRLQEDGVPVLISRAGYALEPGTPAPGLVPLRGQFGRALRYQGTVTSTQDEVRFWADSERGPAPHGAVVVAERQTAGRGRRGRVWDTTHGTLAFSVLLREALSLADLVRMPLAAGVALHAACTALGVPCGLKWPNDLLTPDGRKLAGILLEADLRGEEARRAVLGIGINVGTAPEGAAHLHESVPDLTRAAVLGEVLFQLEHWLAQPAPAIIATWKATSLTLGRPVRVTTARGTVEGVARDLDEQGNLLVETAAGLETVSAGDVQLVGQLKT from the coding sequence ATGCCTGCCCGACTGTTGCCGCTGCTGACCGACCGCCCCCAGTCGGGAGACGACCTGGGCCGGGCGCTGGACCTGGGGCGGGTCACGGTCAACACCCTGGCGCGGCGCCTTCAGGAAGACGGCGTGCCGGTCCTCATCAGCCGCGCCGGGTACGCCCTGGAACCGGGCACCCCCGCGCCGGGGCTGGTGCCGCTGCGCGGGCAGTTCGGGCGGGCGCTGCGCTATCAGGGCACCGTGACCAGCACTCAGGACGAGGTGCGCTTCTGGGCCGACAGCGAGCGGGGGCCGGCGCCGCACGGGGCGGTGGTGGTCGCCGAGCGGCAAACCGCCGGGCGCGGGCGCCGGGGCCGCGTCTGGGACACCACCCACGGCACTCTCGCCTTCAGTGTGCTGCTGCGCGAAGCCCTATCGCTCGCCGACCTGGTCCGGATGCCGCTTGCCGCCGGGGTCGCGCTGCACGCCGCCTGCACCGCGCTCGGCGTGCCCTGCGGCCTGAAATGGCCCAACGACCTGCTGACCCCGGATGGCCGCAAACTGGCAGGCATTCTCCTCGAAGCCGACCTGCGCGGCGAGGAAGCGCGGCGGGCGGTGCTCGGCATCGGCATCAATGTGGGCACCGCGCCGGAGGGAGCCGCCCACCTGCACGAGAGCGTGCCGGACCTGACCCGCGCCGCCGTGCTCGGCGAGGTGCTGTTTCAGCTCGAACACTGGCTGGCGCAACCGGCCCCGGCCATCATCGCCACCTGGAAAGCCACCAGCCTGACCCTGGGCCGCCCGGTGCGGGTGACGACGGCACGCGGCACGGTGGAAGGCGTGGCCCGTGACCTCGACGAGCAGGGCAACTTGCTGGTGGAGACGGCGGCGGGGCTGGAAACGGTCAGCGCGGGTGACGTGCAACTCGTCGGGCAGCTCAAGACGTAA
- a CDS encoding MarC family protein yields the protein MDWSEVITLSYRTFLTMLVIMDPVGLAPMFIALARDRPAFEKKRLALKATLVAGGIIFVFGLFGRALLEHLGISLSAFRIAGGILLFMVALDMVSARQSATRETPEEEREAQEREDISVFPLAIPLIAGPGTLASIMIQTNAAHGNPILMFAVFLVTGIVLALCYLALRLSNQIAKALGLTGVNVVTRVLGVLLGALAVQYIADGTLELMRGGLPLN from the coding sequence GTGGATTGGTCCGAGGTCATCACCCTGAGTTACCGGACATTTTTGACCATGCTGGTCATCATGGACCCGGTGGGCCTCGCGCCCATGTTCATCGCGCTGGCGCGCGACCGCCCCGCCTTCGAGAAAAAGCGGCTCGCCCTCAAGGCCACGCTGGTGGCGGGCGGCATCATCTTCGTCTTCGGGCTTTTCGGGCGGGCGCTGCTCGAACACCTCGGCATCAGCCTGAGCGCCTTTCGCATCGCCGGGGGCATCTTGCTGTTCATGGTGGCGCTCGACATGGTGTCGGCCCGCCAGAGTGCCACCCGCGAAACCCCAGAGGAAGAACGCGAAGCCCAGGAACGCGAGGACATCAGTGTCTTTCCGCTCGCCATTCCGCTGATTGCCGGCCCCGGCACCCTCGCCAGCATCATGATTCAGACGAACGCCGCGCACGGCAACCCGATCCTGATGTTCGCGGTGTTTCTGGTGACGGGGATTGTCCTGGCGCTGTGTTACCTCGCCCTGCGGCTGAGCAACCAGATTGCCAAGGCGCTCGGCCTGACCGGCGTCAATGTGGTGACCCGCGTGCTGGGCGTGCTGCTCGGCGCACTGGCCGTGCAGTACATCGCCGACGGCACCCTGGAACTGATGCGCGGCGGCTTGCCGCTGAACTGA
- a CDS encoding metallophosphoesterase — MSVVSPDPAPVPHDPQRRALLRWLVGGGALAGGLGVSAVAQGYRFGVTHEQWNLVGLTRPVRLALLTDLHYGLYIGAGSVRRWVDATLAECPDLILLGGDLVDSHFDAAARPQQTAALLAELGRLRAPLGVYAVWGNHDYGSFGRSISQSPEASRADWAARRDALRAGLAGQGVTVLLNEGRSLRDDLWLGGVDDLRMGEADSVAALRGSGTRATVLLAHNPDVLLRLRSAPGLVLSGHTHGGQVRLPLLGALKVPADPRFTMGWVRGPQGIPAYVSRGLGMSGLPVRNLCEPEITLLTLLPPGA, encoded by the coding sequence ATGTCCGTTGTTTCGCCTGACCCTGCCCCTGTGCCTCACGACCCCCAGCGCCGCGCCCTGCTGCGCTGGCTCGTCGGTGGCGGGGCGCTGGCCGGAGGACTGGGTGTGAGCGCCGTGGCCCAGGGCTACCGCTTCGGTGTCACGCACGAGCAGTGGAATCTGGTGGGCCTAACGCGGCCCGTGCGTCTCGCCCTGCTGACCGACCTGCACTACGGCCTCTATATCGGCGCAGGCAGCGTGCGGCGCTGGGTGGACGCGACGCTGGCCGAGTGCCCCGACCTGATTCTGCTCGGCGGTGATCTGGTGGACAGCCACTTCGACGCGGCGGCGCGTCCCCAGCAGACGGCGGCCCTGCTCGCCGAACTCGGTCGCCTGCGGGCACCGCTCGGCGTCTACGCGGTGTGGGGCAACCACGATTACGGCAGCTTTGGCCGCAGCATTTCTCAGAGCCCAGAGGCGTCCCGCGCGGACTGGGCGGCGCGCCGTGACGCCCTGCGTGCGGGGCTCGCCGGGCAGGGCGTCACCGTGCTGCTCAACGAAGGCCGGTCCCTGCGCGACGACCTGTGGCTGGGTGGCGTGGACGACCTGCGGATGGGCGAGGCGGACTCCGTGGCGGCGCTGCGCGGGTCGGGCACGCGGGCCACCGTGCTGCTCGCGCACAACCCGGACGTGCTGCTGCGGCTGCGCTCGGCGCCGGGGCTGGTCCTCAGCGGTCACACCCACGGCGGACAGGTTCGGTTGCCGCTGCTGGGCGCGCTGAAAGTGCCCGCCGACCCCCGCTTCACGATGGGCTGGGTCCGGGGGCCGCAGGGCATCCCCGCTTATGTCAGCCGGGGCCTGGGCATGAGCGGGTTGCCAGTCCGCAACCTCTGCGAGCCGGAAATTACGCTGCTGACCCTGCTGCCGCCCGGCGCCTGA